GCCAATGAAAGCCCGCTGGCCGCCGTACTGGAAGATCGCGATGCGCCCCCCCTGCATCTGGCGGGCTGGCTGCGTGCCGAAAGCTGGAATGGCCAGACATCGGCCACCTTCTTCATCCGTGACGTGGCGATCGCCCAATAATTTCAATATTTTTTATACATAGGGCTTGACCGCCCCCCCATGTCGGGATAGTTACCCCTCACGCCTTTAGTCCCGTTCGTCTAGAGGCCTAGGACACCGCCCTTTCACGGCGGCAACACGGGTTCGAATCCCGTACGGGACGCCAGCTACTTTACCGCAGTTTACTGCGGATCTTGGCTGATTACAGGCACTTTCCTGATTTCCAGTCTGTTGGACTTTGAGCCAATCCTGAACCAGACGGGTTTCCGTCACTCAGGGATGGCTCAGTGATGTCAGGGATTCTCATGAGCGAATCATAGAAGACGAATACCGGCCCCGCCACGAGCAGAGCGCCGCCCAAAGGTGTGTGGTATCGTGGCCCCGGCCAGCACCAGGCCTAAAAGATGGTAGACGGCAAACGTATCCGCAAAACATTCGCCCCAGCCTCTCTGTCTTGGCGTTGGCCCAGTGAAAAACGGGGCAGGATCGTTCCTGACCGGTTTCGTGATACACCTCCAGCCTTCCCCGATCTGTCAGTTGACCGGGACGTGACAGGGCTGCCTGCATGGCTTCCATGCGGCCTTTCCCGCAACCATACAGCCCCGTCCCCATCTTGATGTCCTGACGTGCAGGTGACAGGTGTGGAATACTGCCGGGTATTGCGTTCCCTTCATACGATGACATGATCTGGCCATGCGAAGTACGTCTGTTCCTTCTTTATACATTGTGCTGCGGGCTTTCCTGCATGACAACGGATGCAGTATTCAATGCCATGCGCATCAGGCAACCATCGGAAATATCCAACGCCTGTCATGAAACCGGCCATGACCACGCCTGAAAGCATTCTGCGCCTGAATACAACGCCAGAGCAATTCCACTGAACTCTGGCTCAGTGGAATTGCTCCAACTCATTGTTTATCGAGCATCTTCACCAGTTTGAATGTATCCATTCAAACTGGATCTGCCCTAATTTCCACTTTGCCATCATGGTGGGCTTCCTGATTGCAGGAAAGGCACCTGCCATCTGAAGTGATTTGTTCAGGATCAGAGCCAGGTGAAAACGATAGCAATGATATTGCAGTCCGTAAGGAAAGGCCGCGAAGATCATCCCGCCGATCTGGCGAGCTGATCAATGATGTCTGTGGATGACTTTTTTCGAAAATTTCCGGGGAAAGAGACATTGCACATCCGGAATATAGTGTTCACACTACAACACTCCGCCTTCCATCGGCAAAGGCATTCATGACTGACGAGACGCCACGCTTTTCTGTTGAAGCGAACAGCACTTCCTTCGTACCGCGTGGCCAGCGTCATGGCCATGTGCGGGACCTGTTCACGCTGTGGTTCACCACCAATATCGCACCGCTCCCCATCGTTACCGGGGCCACGCTCTACCGGAGCGTGCATCTGCCATTATGGGTGGTGATCGTGACAATCGTGGCGGGGCATTTCACGGGGGGGCTGGTTCTGGGGGCCTGCTCGGCGCAGGGGCCACAGACCGGCCTGCCGCAGATGGTCCAGGCCCGCGCGCAGTTCGGGCGTTATGGATCCCTGCTGATCGTTCTGGTTTCCGCCCTGCTCTATCTTGGCTTCTTTACATCCAATACGGCACTGGCCGGTGCCGCGCTCCATGGTCTGTATGGCGGGATTTCACCGGCGCTGGGGGCCATTCTTGCCGGGCTTGCCGCCGTCGGGATCGGTGCGATGGGATACAGCACCATTCATCTCATCAACCGGGTCGGCTTCTGGTTCATGGCGGCCGCCCTTGCCGCGGGGTTTGTTTTCGTGCTTGTGGCCAGCGGGCCGCAGGCCGCTACAGCACCGGTGCAGGCATCAGGTTTCATAAGCTGGATGCTGCTGTTTTCGACCACCTGCGTCTGGAACATCTCCTATTCCTGCTACACATCCGACTATTCCCGCTACCTGCCGCCAGATGTCGGCTTCAGGGGGCCATTCCTGGCCAGTGCGGCCGGGGCGGCCGGGGGCGCGT
This portion of the Komagataeibacter sp. FNDCF1 genome encodes:
- a CDS encoding cytosine permease encodes the protein MTDETPRFSVEANSTSFVPRGQRHGHVRDLFTLWFTTNIAPLPIVTGATLYRSVHLPLWVVIVTIVAGHFTGGLVLGACSAQGPQTGLPQMVQARAQFGRYGSLLIVLVSALLYLGFFTSNTALAGAALHGLYGGISPALGAILAGLAAVGIGAMGYSTIHLINRVGFWFMAAALAAGFVFVLVASGPQAATAPVQASGFISWMLLFSTTCVWNISYSCYTSDYSRYLPPDVGFRGPFLASAAGAAGGASLSFIFGVLIAATMPGVIDPLSAIAGLARPLGLFLMVLFVLNIVSHNALNVYGAVLTLITAIQTLFLSWRPGRTARLCFSAIILLGSLMVVTLYPQSVVPVFLNIVLSLLIVLVPWVTVNLCMFYFLRTSRADPGAAVADTPFDLRVCLAYLVGVVVQIPFTSNAYYTGPLVAFMHGINLGWLIAAPVTAGMLFMLNGRLRPSNS